AGAAGCTTCGCGCAGCCGAATAGGAGGCACGGACTACTCAAGCCGATTTTCTAAACATTTAGGTGTCATCAATCGTTTCTTGCTGGGTTTGAGCATCGTGAGGGATCCGGACATTGCCAGCTTAGTTGAGTTAGTCATCGCGTTCTTTTTGCCCGCCAAGTTTCCATTTCGCCCATTCGCAACTCTCTTCCGGTAGGGGTTCGACGATAGCGTCCAAAAACTCCTCGTCGAACCACATCGGATCAGCCTCGCCGCTCTGCCAGAGGTAAAGTTTGCCAACTGGGGCTTTGGAATCTTGGTGCAATAAGACGGCTACTTGTCTTGCTTCTAGCTTCATCGAATTTAATGCGCTTTCGCGATTCCTCTTGACCCTTTGTCGTCTCTGACCGGTAGATATTTGTTTTATTCACACTCAGAGAGAGATATTATCCAATAATATCAAGTAATTAAAAGAGATACTGTGTACGGTTGACAAAGTGAAGTAAGATAGTTAATCGTTTTACTGTAAATCGTTTAACAGGCGATTTGCCGGGAGGAAAGATGAAAAAGACATCAATCAAAGACGTCGCCAAGGCGGCGGGCGTTTCGACAGCTACAGTAAGCAACGTCTTCAGTGGTCGAAAGCCCGTGAACGATGATCTCGCAGCGAAAGTACGACGGGCGGCTAACGAACTTGGTTATACTGTGAATAAGGCGGCATCTTTGTTGCGAAGTGGCCGAAACTCCGTCGTGTGCATCCTCGTGCCCGATCTTGCGGACCCCTTCTTCACGTCTTTGATTACAGATATTGAGCACCTCGCTCGAGACGATGGCTACGAGATCATCGTAGGCAATTCAGACGACAACAGCGATGTCGAAGATGGTCGGCTGAATGCGATGCTGGCGTGGGACCCAGCGGGCGCAATCATAATCCCATGTACAGACGAGTTGCCCGAGCGCTTGACGAAAGGCACTGTTCCACCGTGTGTACTGGTTGATCGTGTCGCTAGCTTTGACGTTGTAGACACTGTGACTATCAACAATGTCGGAGCGGGCCAACAGGCTGGGAAGTGCCTCGGCGGACTCGGTCACCGAAACGTACTTATTGCCGCCTCGGATATGTCGATCGAGCCAATCCGTCAGCGCGCGGCTGGCGTTCAGCAGTCTTTGGAAGTGTTTGGGGGTTCAATTCGGATTGCAGAACTCGGCGCTGATCCAGAGCGTGGTGCAGAGTTGCTGAGTAATTGGTTCGAGGCAAACGATCCGCCAACTGCAATTTGTGCAACGAACGATATGACGACTTTGGCCATTCTACGGTTTCTTGCTGACCAAAAGATCGACATCCCGTCTGGCATGTCTGTGGTTGGATTTGATGACTATGCGTGGATGTCGGCGCGGCGAACAAAGGTTACCGCGATCCGTCAGCCAGTTGATCAGATCGCTGACGCAGTCTGGACACAACTTCTCAGCAGGATCAACGGTCAAAGTGGGGCCGTCAAAAACACGGTATTGGAAAGCGAACTCGTAGTTCGCGATTCAGTGCAAAAACTCAAAGAACAAGGGAATTATTGGGGGGATCCAGACGTGAGGTACATGTTTGGTGGGCACTCTCGCGGGTAGGCGAAGGGTGCAAAATGAAAGGTCCGGTTGCTGCGGAGAGTAACAGCGGACCGAGCTGAAATGATTAAGATTTCGAACACTGAGGCATTGTCCGAAGTGAACGGGAGGGGTGTGTCTTACACCATAATAGGTTCGAAGAACCGCAACAGAGAGGACTTGGAGGAGACAATGAAAGAGTTTCTCAAAAACACTTGTGCCTTTGCTTTGGCGACTAGCGCCATGGCAGGAGGTGCGCTAGCCGACGGTCATGCGACCGATTGGTCGGCTGAGCTTGGCGATCACAGCGGAGTAGATCTGCGCATCCAGCTGATCAACGACCCATTCACTGGCGCTCTCGGAGAAATCATGACCGAGTTTGGCGAGATTACGGGCGCGAATGTCGCAAAAGACGATCTTGGTTATGGCGGCCTGTATGAAAAGCAGGTCCTAAATTGCTCACAGGGTGATGACACCTACGACGTTTTGTTCATCGATGGCATTTGGGTTGGCGAGTTCGCTGAATCTGGCTGTATAGATCCGGTCGAGGACCGCATCGCTGCAACCGATGAAAGCATCATCGCTTGGGACGACTATATGGAAAGCTTTGCCGGACAGGCGAGCTGGGATGGTCAGCGTCAGTGTTTGCCCATCGCGGGTTACTGGCACATGCTGCACTATCGCAAAGACCTCTTCGAGCAAGCGGGTCTTGCTGCTCCGACAACGTTTGAGGAAATGCTTGCAGCTGCAGAACTCTTCGACGACAACCCGGATTTCCCGGAACTGGAAGGTGGCATGGCCATGAACTTCCAGCGTGGTTCAGCAGCAGGTCAGCAGTATTTCGAGTGGATCTACTCCGCAGGCGGCAGCCCTTGGAAGACCAACTTCATCGGCTCGGATGACGTCTATGGTGATCTGACACCGACGCTCAACTCGCCTGAAGGCGTGAAGATGGTCCAGTTCTTTAACGAAATCTCTCAATATGGCCCACCGGGCGTCGAGAACTTCGCTTGGGATGAGCGTGCCAATGCATTTACGCAAGGTAAAGTCGCGATGATCAATAACTGGTCCGTGCGGACACCACTCTTTACCGATCCAGAAATCTCCAAAGTGACGGATGATTTTGGCGTTGCAATGTTCCCGCATGCTGAAGGCCAGTCGTCGGTTCCTCCTGTGGGTGGTTGGATCCTCTGCATCAATGCGCACTCCAACAACAAAGACGCTGCTTGGGACTTCATCAAATGGTTCGCGTCTCCCGAAGTGCACAAAGACTTCGTGCTGGCAGGCGGCCCACCTTCGCGTCACTCGGCATTCCAGGACGAACAAATCAACGAGGAGCAGTTCTGGACGCCAACTCTGTATGAGTCCGCAAAGGCAGCATGGCCGGATGGGCGTCCGCGCTATCCTGGCACCTTCCAGGTCATCGATGCGATCGGCCTCGAAGTAAACCGGGCCATCGTTGGCGAAATCTCTGCGCAAGAAGCACTGGACAAAGCCAATGAAAATGTCACGCGCATCTTGCAGTCTGAAGGTCTGCTGGAACGCTAAGGCAAGCGGGAGCCCTGCAAAACAGCAGGGCTCCTCAGATCCGGCCTGCAGCAAATCACAAAATCGGAGCAGGCTTGCTCAACTCAAGACTGAAAATGAAAATTTCTCGGTCGTCAATTGAGTTACATTTCGAAAGTTCGCAGGAAACTGGTTTTCCAATGGCTCCTTGAGACTGGTGCCAACGGTCTCCAGAACGTTTGTGCGAACTTTTGAGCCAAACAACAAGCCGTCGTTGGTTCTCGATTTGGGACCAAAGCGACTGAACAAAAAACCTGGCATTCGCTTCGTGACCTCTTCTTCGAAGCGCGTGTCGAATCAGATCATGTGAGTCAAAGCCGTGGCAGATGTCGCACTAAAAAATGAGAAAAAAACCAAGAAAGGCACATTGACGCGCGATGAACGTCTTGTGCGTGCGGCCTTTATTGTTCCGGCCGTTATCTACTTGATGTTTATGAGCATCTTCCCGTTCGTTTACTCGGTCTATTTGAGCTTCTTCCAAGCCAAACTGACCAGGCTGCACAAAAAGTTCTACATTGGGTTCGACAACTACAAGCAACTGTTCTCGGATGAGGTTTTCCTCGCCGCGATGAAGAATACGTTCGTGCTAACAACGGCATCGATAATCTTGGAAGTGATCCTTGCGTTCGCATGCGCCAAAGTCTTCCTCGCCCTGCGGGAACAGCGTGCCGGGTTTTTCCTGCGCTCTATGTCGATCTTGCCCATGATGATCACGCCGCTCTGCGTTGCGCTGATTTTTAGCTATATCCTCAACCCGACGCTCGGCATTTTTAACTACATCCTGTCTGGATTTGGTGTCGAGCCGATCTCTTGGTTCGGTAATCCCAACCTCGCGCTTTGGTCCATCATCGCGATCAACGTCTGGCAATGGACCCCGTTCATGATGCTCTTGATGCTCGCAGGTCTTGTGTCGATCCCAACGTCACTCTATGAGGCCGCCTCGCTCGAAAAAGCACGCTGGTGGCATGTGGCGCGGTGGATCGAGTTGCCTGCGATCAAAGACGTGATCCTGATCGGTCTCATCCTGCGGGTGATCGACAACCTTAAGCTATTCGATCTCGTCTACATCACAACGCGAGGGGGGCCGGGCGACAGCACGGAGCTTCTGACTTTCTTCACATACCGTCAGGACTTCGCCTTCTTCAACGTGGGTTACGGGTCCGCCGCAGCCGTCATCATCCTCATCATCAGCATCATTGTCACCACCATCACGGTGAGCTTCTTGCGGAGAATGCAAAATGCCTAAGTCGAACCTCATCGGTGCGTATGTCGCTGCAATCTTCGTGATGTTGATTTTCACCCTGCCGATCATCTGGATGTTCATGGGGGCGTTCAAAACGCCGGTCGACATCTATTCCATTCCACCGGTTTGGTGGCCTGATTTCAGCTATCTGGAGAACTTCAAAACACTTCTGGCCGAGAACTGGTCCTTCTTACTGAACTCCGTGATCATCACATTGGGCGCGACAGTTCTTTGCATGATCTTTGCGCTGCCCTGTGCCTTTGGGTTGGTGAACTTTCAATTCAAGGGCAACAACTTTCTTGCTGACTGGATCCTTTCGACCCGCATGATGCCACCGATCGCGGCGGCCGTCCCATTGTTCATGATCTTCAATGGCATGGGGATGCTTGATACGCATTTCGCTTTGATCATCGTTTATGCGGGGTTCAACCTGCCGTTTGCGGTCTGGGTCGCGATGTCGTTCTTTCGCAATCTTCCCAAAGAGATCATCGAGGCAGCGCGCATTGAAGGATGCACCTGGTTCCAAACTTTTTGGCAGGTCGCTTTGCCGCTAACCAAAAGTGGGATTGCTACGGTCTCAACCTTTGTCTTCATCTTTGCATGGAACGAGTTGCTGCTTGCACTCTTCTTGACCTCCAATGAAGCCAAGACCTTCCCGGTTGTGATTTCGACCTTCTCGACAATCACGCGAACCTACTGGGAGTTCGTATCCGCGGCGACCGTCATTCAGGTTCTGCCGCCCATCATCTTCACACTCATCATGCAACGCCACATCGTGTCGGGTTTGACAATGGGAGCCGTCAAAAATGGCTGACCAACTCTCTCGATCCACACGCTGCATTACTAAAGGAACACCAAAATGGGGCAAATAGAACTCCAAAACGTCATGAAGAGCTTCGGCTCAGTAGACGTCATCAAAGACATTTCCTTGGACATCAAAGACGGAGAGTTCGTCGTCTTTGTCGGACCATCGGGGTGCGGCAAGTCCACGCTCTTGCGGATGATCTCAGGGCTAGAGACTATGAGCTCCGGCACCGTTGGAATTGCGGGTCGCGATGTAACGGACGCTCAGCCATCGGATCGACAGATTGCCATGGTGTTCCAATCCTACGCGCTCTTCCCCCATATCTCCGTGCGGGACAACGTCGCGTTCGGATTGAAAATCGCTGGCCTGCCGAAGGAAGAGATCGATGCTAAGGTTGCAAAAGCCTCTGAGATCCTCGGACTGGAAAAACTCCTGGACCGGAGACCACGTGAACTCTCGGGTGGGCAGCAGCAACGTGTTGCGATTGGTCGTGCTATTGTGCGCGAACCTGCTGTGTTCCTGTTCGATGAGCCACTGTCGAACTTGGACGCGGCCCTGCGCGTGCAAATGCGTATCGAGTTGATCAAGCTGCATGCATCGCTTGATGCAACAATGATCTATGTGACCCACGACCAGGTGGAAGCCATGACAATGGCTGAACGGATCGTTGTTCTGCGCGACGGCCGCGTTGAGCAGTTTGATACGCCTGTTGAGCTCTATGACCGGCCGGACAACGTCTTCGTTGCTGGCTTTATCGGATCACCAAAGATGAACTTCGTCCCAGCAAAACCAGGGGCCAATGGGTCCGTGATTGTTGCAGACAAGGTCGCCAAAAGCATCCCCGG
This DNA window, taken from Yoonia sp. GPGPB17, encodes the following:
- a CDS encoding LacI family DNA-binding transcriptional regulator, which encodes MKKTSIKDVAKAAGVSTATVSNVFSGRKPVNDDLAAKVRRAANELGYTVNKAASLLRSGRNSVVCILVPDLADPFFTSLITDIEHLARDDGYEIIVGNSDDNSDVEDGRLNAMLAWDPAGAIIIPCTDELPERLTKGTVPPCVLVDRVASFDVVDTVTINNVGAGQQAGKCLGGLGHRNVLIAASDMSIEPIRQRAAGVQQSLEVFGGSIRIAELGADPERGAELLSNWFEANDPPTAICATNDMTTLAILRFLADQKIDIPSGMSVVGFDDYAWMSARRTKVTAIRQPVDQIADAVWTQLLSRINGQSGAVKNTVLESELVVRDSVQKLKEQGNYWGDPDVRYMFGGHSRG
- a CDS encoding carbohydrate ABC transporter permease, translating into MPKSNLIGAYVAAIFVMLIFTLPIIWMFMGAFKTPVDIYSIPPVWWPDFSYLENFKTLLAENWSFLLNSVIITLGATVLCMIFALPCAFGLVNFQFKGNNFLADWILSTRMMPPIAAAVPLFMIFNGMGMLDTHFALIIVYAGFNLPFAVWVAMSFFRNLPKEIIEAARIEGCTWFQTFWQVALPLTKSGIATVSTFVFIFAWNELLLALFLTSNEAKTFPVVISTFSTITRTYWEFVSAATVIQVLPPIIFTLIMQRHIVSGLTMGAVKNG
- a CDS encoding extracellular solute-binding protein, yielding MKEFLKNTCAFALATSAMAGGALADGHATDWSAELGDHSGVDLRIQLINDPFTGALGEIMTEFGEITGANVAKDDLGYGGLYEKQVLNCSQGDDTYDVLFIDGIWVGEFAESGCIDPVEDRIAATDESIIAWDDYMESFAGQASWDGQRQCLPIAGYWHMLHYRKDLFEQAGLAAPTTFEEMLAAAELFDDNPDFPELEGGMAMNFQRGSAAGQQYFEWIYSAGGSPWKTNFIGSDDVYGDLTPTLNSPEGVKMVQFFNEISQYGPPGVENFAWDERANAFTQGKVAMINNWSVRTPLFTDPEISKVTDDFGVAMFPHAEGQSSVPPVGGWILCINAHSNNKDAAWDFIKWFASPEVHKDFVLAGGPPSRHSAFQDEQINEEQFWTPTLYESAKAAWPDGRPRYPGTFQVIDAIGLEVNRAIVGEISAQEALDKANENVTRILQSEGLLER
- a CDS encoding ABC transporter ATP-binding protein — encoded protein: MGQIELQNVMKSFGSVDVIKDISLDIKDGEFVVFVGPSGCGKSTLLRMISGLETMSSGTVGIAGRDVTDAQPSDRQIAMVFQSYALFPHISVRDNVAFGLKIAGLPKEEIDAKVAKASEILGLEKLLDRRPRELSGGQQQRVAIGRAIVREPAVFLFDEPLSNLDAALRVQMRIELIKLHASLDATMIYVTHDQVEAMTMAERIVVLRDGRVEQFDTPVELYDRPDNVFVAGFIGSPKMNFVPAKPGANGSVIVADKVAKSIPGTTEDKMTSSMTLGIRPEHITYSHDGGDWQGTVTVEEQLGSDAFLYVDVPELGQITVRAVGERSFNRGDTIFLSFDPERCHLFDADKQRVN
- a CDS encoding carbohydrate ABC transporter permease, producing the protein MTRDERLVRAAFIVPAVIYLMFMSIFPFVYSVYLSFFQAKLTRLHKKFYIGFDNYKQLFSDEVFLAAMKNTFVLTTASIILEVILAFACAKVFLALREQRAGFFLRSMSILPMMITPLCVALIFSYILNPTLGIFNYILSGFGVEPISWFGNPNLALWSIIAINVWQWTPFMMLLMLAGLVSIPTSLYEAASLEKARWWHVARWIELPAIKDVILIGLILRVIDNLKLFDLVYITTRGGPGDSTELLTFFTYRQDFAFFNVGYGSAAAVIILIISIIVTTITVSFLRRMQNA